The following coding sequences lie in one Pontibacter sp. G13 genomic window:
- a CDS encoding C40 family peptidase: MNNRTKIFLLGVVVLWGWMSCNSRKQQAQSESPRYVAPAPVRTPPSESDRWSNSSNTPEDTGIPASSDESAPEKMFGSLKWSQVEEVMQIAQGYIGSPYKYGGTTRAGFDCSGLMYTSFKQIGVDLPHQSAEIALMGTKVKKKDLEPGCLVFFKTTSANKITHVGLVVEGSGESARFVHSSTSKGVRIDQVDGYYWKDRFVKAVIL; this comes from the coding sequence ATGAACAATCGCACCAAGATCTTTCTGTTGGGAGTCGTCGTCCTCTGGGGATGGATGAGCTGCAATTCTCGTAAGCAGCAAGCCCAATCAGAGTCCCCCAGATACGTGGCACCTGCGCCCGTCCGCACGCCACCTTCTGAAAGCGATCGTTGGAGCAATTCGTCCAACACCCCTGAAGACACAGGGATTCCTGCTTCTTCCGATGAATCTGCACCTGAAAAGATGTTTGGCTCACTGAAATGGAGCCAAGTAGAAGAAGTGATGCAGATTGCCCAAGGCTATATCGGATCGCCCTACAAATACGGCGGTACTACACGAGCTGGATTCGATTGCTCGGGTCTGATGTACACCTCATTCAAGCAAATTGGGGTGGATCTGCCGCACCAGTCAGCGGAGATTGCCTTGATGGGCACCAAAGTCAAGAAAAAGGACCTTGAGCCGGGATGCTTGGTGTTCTTCAAAACCACCAGTGCCAATAAAATCACCCACGTGGGTCTGGTCGTTGAAGGCAGTGGCGAATCCGCTCGATTTGTCCATTCTTCCACCAGCAAGGGGGTTCGGATCGATCAAGTAGACGGTTACTACTGGAAAGATCGGTTTGTGAAGGCCGTCATTCTTTAG
- a CDS encoding C40 family peptidase produces the protein MNVRHVYLSLACCIFIGMASGCSPYRKVARYDYLANKPSIAPEPERPAPSPRPAPRTRPAAEEPAESPLIISDLSDTPSTPAPPKKKRRNRTKAIGSLDSRDVAEVIQSAKQYTGVPYVYGGMSRKGMDCSGLMCLAFKEIDITLPRTSREMAAKGKKISKSEIRPGALVFFNTKGPGVSHVGLVVEGTGANATFLHASSSRGVTTDELSDPYWKGKFIKAVTY, from the coding sequence ATGAATGTTCGCCACGTTTACCTGTCCCTTGCTTGCTGTATTTTCATTGGAATGGCTTCGGGGTGCTCGCCCTATCGGAAAGTCGCCAGATACGACTATCTCGCCAACAAGCCTTCCATCGCTCCCGAACCGGAACGCCCAGCCCCATCTCCTCGTCCCGCGCCAAGAACTCGACCTGCCGCTGAAGAGCCTGCTGAGTCTCCATTGATCATTTCTGATCTTTCAGACACGCCTTCCACCCCTGCTCCCCCCAAAAAGAAACGCCGGAATCGTACCAAGGCGATAGGCTCATTGGATAGTCGCGATGTCGCCGAAGTCATCCAGTCGGCCAAACAATACACGGGCGTTCCATACGTATATGGTGGGATGTCGCGCAAAGGAATGGATTGTTCTGGTTTGATGTGCCTTGCCTTCAAGGAAATCGATATCACATTGCCCCGCACTTCCCGCGAAATGGCTGCCAAAGGGAAGAAAATTTCCAAAAGCGAGATTCGGCCTGGCGCACTTGTATTCTTCAATACCAAAGGACCGGGTGTCAGCCATGTTGGTCTTGTGGTGGAAGGAACCGGGGCCAATGCAACGTTTTTGCATGCTTCCAGTAGCCGAGGCGTGACGACCGATGAATTGTCTGATCCATATTGGAAAGGCAAGTTCATCAAAGCCGTGACCTACTGA
- the hemW gene encoding radical SAM family heme chaperone HemW, whose translation MAGIYLHIPFCRKACVYCDFHFITSLKAKSQMVEAIKRELYLRQDYLPIHSPLETVYFGGGTPSVLTPEEIEQLLETIRQTYGIAPEAEITLEANPDDLSAEFVQSLADLGINRLSVGTQSFRDEDLAWMNRSHRGDQAISSIQHAQAAGIHNLTIDLILGLPNMDLDIWKAQVEQAIALDIPHLSIYALTVEHRTALHHQVQHDKIQLPEDSLAEQQYLWAHERLTEAGYDHYELSNYAKPGMYSRHNSAYWRGVPYLGVGPSAHSYDGNGRSWNVANNARYLKLLEAGDSPVEESEVLTDRDAYHEYIMTQFRKRSGVDLSQIAMWGLKDWENRFNQEISRFVASNWMVRTSTGYALTPKGWWMSDLIIREFFLD comes from the coding sequence ATGGCTGGAATCTATCTCCATATCCCCTTTTGCAGAAAGGCATGCGTCTACTGTGATTTCCATTTTATCACGTCTCTCAAGGCCAAATCCCAGATGGTCGAGGCGATCAAGCGTGAGCTATATCTTAGGCAGGACTATTTACCCATTCACTCACCGTTGGAAACCGTCTATTTTGGTGGGGGAACGCCGAGTGTCTTGACGCCTGAGGAGATCGAGCAATTGCTGGAAACTATTCGTCAGACATACGGAATCGCTCCAGAGGCAGAAATCACCCTCGAAGCCAATCCCGATGATCTATCTGCTGAATTTGTCCAATCCCTCGCAGATCTAGGCATCAATCGACTCAGTGTGGGAACCCAATCTTTCCGAGACGAAGATCTGGCTTGGATGAATCGGAGTCACCGAGGAGATCAAGCCATTTCGAGTATTCAGCATGCGCAAGCTGCGGGGATACACAACCTCACGATAGATTTGATTCTGGGCCTTCCCAATATGGATTTGGACATCTGGAAAGCTCAAGTGGAGCAGGCGATCGCCTTGGATATTCCCCACCTTTCCATCTATGCCTTGACCGTGGAGCATCGCACAGCACTACATCACCAAGTCCAGCACGACAAAATCCAACTTCCCGAAGACAGCTTAGCTGAGCAGCAATACTTGTGGGCACATGAACGATTGACCGAGGCTGGGTACGATCACTATGAGTTGTCCAACTACGCCAAACCCGGGATGTATTCTCGGCACAATTCAGCGTATTGGCGCGGGGTACCCTATCTGGGAGTTGGACCATCTGCTCATTCTTATGATGGAAATGGCCGCAGCTGGAACGTGGCCAACAATGCCCGCTACCTCAAATTATTGGAAGCCGGAGACAGCCCTGTTGAGGAATCTGAAGTACTAACCGATCGGGATGCCTATCATGAATACATCATGACACAGTTCCGCAAACGATCCGGTGTGGATCTGAGTCAGATCGCGATGTGGGGATTGAAAGATTGGGAAAATCGATTTAATCAGGAAATTTCGAGATTCGTTGCATCGAATTGGATGGTGCGCACGTCCACGGGATATGCCCTCACGCCGAAGGGGTGGTGGATGTCTGATTTGATAATCCGCGAATTTTTTCTGGATTGA
- a CDS encoding glycosyltransferase → MMNPDQMERPHICHLTVLNPALHPRIFHKLAQSQRILGYRVTVLGQDESSIPYDADGVDIIPVSPFHRASWKRWLFSVRFARKALVTRADVYVIHTPELLPLGAYLRWKSDAKLIYDMHESYSDNLMHAPYLPSWIRGVLSDGWRRFERMAISKWVDGVSLAERCYQPLLEGLDVPNLVLENRYLSKNHYSASTEGTPYLLYTGTLAANWGLWHLMEVWEEMRQVRPCRLVIAGFSHDQTLLKDLADRISRSPFSDEIELIGGSRFVPYDQVQDLISNCVAGFGLYEPMPHLIQKIPTKFFEYRFHQKPLIYPDVPTWRSFWEGHGIAWTPVSSGETLWEELDQVIPTGDPSMDSWESQVPDLDKWMEGIVISNPLLGETLQNL, encoded by the coding sequence ATGATGAATCCGGATCAGATGGAGCGGCCACATATTTGCCATTTGACAGTGCTCAATCCGGCACTTCATCCCCGTATTTTCCATAAGCTCGCCCAAAGTCAGCGCATCTTGGGTTATCGCGTTACTGTTTTGGGGCAGGATGAATCCTCGATTCCCTACGATGCCGATGGTGTTGATATCATTCCCGTCTCCCCTTTCCATCGTGCTAGTTGGAAAAGATGGTTGTTTTCCGTTCGATTCGCTCGGAAAGCACTTGTTACCCGAGCGGATGTGTATGTCATTCATACGCCTGAGCTTCTTCCGTTAGGTGCCTATTTACGATGGAAATCCGACGCAAAGCTGATATACGATATGCATGAATCTTACTCGGACAATCTCATGCATGCACCCTATTTGCCTAGTTGGATCAGAGGCGTACTTTCGGATGGATGGCGAAGATTTGAACGAATGGCCATCTCGAAGTGGGTCGATGGGGTTTCATTGGCGGAGAGATGCTATCAACCTTTGTTGGAGGGGCTGGATGTACCGAATCTCGTGCTGGAGAATCGATATTTGAGCAAAAACCATTATTCCGCTAGTACTGAGGGAACTCCCTATCTGCTTTATACAGGGACGCTGGCGGCGAATTGGGGACTTTGGCACTTGATGGAGGTTTGGGAGGAAATGAGACAGGTTCGTCCTTGCCGATTGGTCATCGCTGGATTTTCCCACGATCAAACGCTCCTGAAAGATCTAGCTGACCGAATCTCACGCTCGCCCTTTTCTGATGAGATTGAGCTGATAGGCGGTAGTAGGTTTGTTCCGTATGACCAGGTTCAGGATTTGATTTCCAATTGTGTCGCTGGATTTGGGCTTTATGAACCAATGCCGCATTTGATCCAGAAGATTCCGACCAAGTTCTTCGAATACCGATTTCATCAAAAACCCTTGATTTATCCTGATGTTCCCACTTGGCGATCGTTTTGGGAAGGGCATGGGATAGCTTGGACCCCAGTTTCCTCCGGAGAAACATTGTGGGAAGAATTGGATCAGGTGATTCCTACCGGTGATCCAAGCATGGATAGTTGGGAATCTCAGGTGCCAGATTTGGACAAATGGATGGAAGGAATCGTCATCTCCAATCCTCTACTTGGCGAAACACTCCAGAATCTCTAA
- a CDS encoding oligosaccharide flippase family protein encodes MKKSLFANIGVVVLLNLLVKPIWVLTENKVQDVVGHDEFGMYSALLSFGFLFITLADLGINHYTTKTLASEPHHLKAYFPNLLTFKIGLTLLYPFAMVGAGWLMGYEPRKLYLLGVLCLVQGGTLIMEFFRANLRAMQRFKTDGILSVFDRLFLLGLVFILFWVGMDVERFIYARLLTVGVSFILFYALLVKLYGWMRPRFDLPVIKKLVRASLPFATMTILYSVHDKVDQVMLERMASSSENGLYVGAYRWLDAFSMYMWTVLPIFVARFAYFLKDLKEQSQLLRFGQVIVALPMIFVGAWGFFCGEHLLFLFGNSTETELAAIVACMRILFVVLAMNGIFAIFSTLLTSTGHERHVNRMVAASIALNILLNIFLIPRYGALACAWSTLASYLLVNLSYVWYIHRKVDIQVPFLQMGKLLLSGGALFGMFYFAHSLDVHWVWISAICGSVYVGIAWTLGLIRMDMIRKFRV; translated from the coding sequence ATCAAGAAGAGCCTATTTGCAAATATCGGGGTGGTAGTCCTACTCAATCTCTTGGTCAAGCCTATCTGGGTTTTGACGGAGAACAAAGTCCAGGACGTAGTGGGGCACGATGAATTCGGCATGTATTCCGCATTGCTGTCTTTTGGCTTTCTATTCATCACACTCGCCGATCTTGGGATCAATCACTACACCACGAAGACCCTCGCCAGTGAACCCCATCACCTAAAGGCGTATTTCCCGAATCTCCTGACTTTCAAAATCGGATTGACCTTGCTCTATCCATTTGCCATGGTCGGGGCGGGTTGGCTCATGGGCTATGAACCCAGGAAGCTGTACCTGTTGGGGGTGCTTTGTCTCGTCCAAGGAGGAACGCTGATCATGGAGTTTTTCCGAGCGAATCTTCGAGCGATGCAGCGATTCAAGACCGATGGGATCTTGTCCGTGTTTGATCGGCTATTCCTTCTGGGTTTGGTGTTCATCCTATTCTGGGTGGGCATGGATGTGGAACGATTCATCTATGCACGACTCCTGACGGTGGGGGTGTCCTTCATTCTGTTTTATGCATTGCTGGTGAAACTCTATGGCTGGATGCGGCCCCGATTTGATCTTCCAGTGATCAAGAAATTGGTGCGGGCCAGCTTGCCATTTGCTACGATGACCATCCTATACTCGGTACACGACAAGGTGGATCAGGTGATGTTGGAGCGAATGGCTTCAAGCTCGGAGAATGGATTGTATGTGGGCGCTTATCGCTGGCTGGATGCATTCAGCATGTATATGTGGACCGTCCTGCCGATCTTTGTAGCTCGATTTGCCTATTTCCTCAAAGACCTCAAAGAGCAATCCCAGCTGCTGAGATTCGGTCAAGTCATCGTCGCATTGCCCATGATCTTTGTAGGGGCGTGGGGATTTTTCTGCGGAGAACATCTCCTATTCCTATTCGGAAATAGTACAGAAACTGAATTGGCGGCCATTGTGGCTTGCATGCGCATTTTGTTTGTCGTACTGGCTATGAACGGGATTTTTGCCATATTCAGCACCTTGCTCACTTCCACTGGGCATGAGCGCCACGTCAATCGAATGGTGGCTGCGAGCATTGCCTTGAATATTCTGTTGAATATCTTCCTCATACCCCGATACGGCGCCTTAGCGTGTGCTTGGTCCACCTTGGCGAGCTATCTCCTCGTGAATCTCTCCTACGTTTGGTACATCCATCGAAAGGTCGATATCCAGGTGCCTTTCCTTCAAATGGGCAAATTGCTCTTGTCTGGAGGTGCGCTTTTCGGCATGTTCTACTTTGCACATTCCTTAGACGTTCACTGGGTATGGATCTCCGCCATTTGTGGGTCCGTCTATGTTGGAATCGCATGGACCCTTGGTCTAATCCGAATGGATATGATCCGTAAATTCCGGGTATGA
- a CDS encoding MGMT family protein — protein MNEKPRLNRADFYRDVYEVVKLVPKGRVTSYGAIARYLGAAKSARMVGYALNNCMDRADVPAHRVVNRLGLLSGKHHFPTEDAMAERLMAEGIVVQNDQVQSFSEKFWDPNEALSFD, from the coding sequence ATGAACGAGAAACCGCGCTTGAACCGAGCTGATTTTTACCGAGACGTGTATGAAGTGGTCAAATTGGTCCCAAAGGGAAGAGTCACTTCCTATGGAGCCATTGCACGCTATTTGGGAGCTGCCAAGAGCGCCCGGATGGTGGGTTATGCTTTGAACAACTGCATGGATCGTGCAGATGTCCCTGCCCACCGCGTGGTGAATCGCCTCGGTTTATTGTCCGGCAAGCATCATTTTCCCACGGAGGATGCCATGGCCGAACGTTTGATGGCAGAAGGAATTGTCGTCCAGAATGATCAGGTACAATCCTTTTCTGAAAAGTTTTGGGATCCCAACGAGGCTTTGTCATTTGACTGA
- a CDS encoding O-antigen ligase family protein: MPLFVVPLLAVGALQIIYNYKPLFFLMVATIPVSLQLEFGSTSVDLPSEPLMLLFLALFLIQLISGRFTDRNQKLYPFHLLIIVILCWTLITTVTSTHFLRSFKFLLSKIWYLAAFVFMAGKFIGSPKDIKKMFWAFFIPFFLLVIGVTARHAAEGFSFESAHLISHPIYANGVIYSTALALFIPWCWFARSWYPGSLQRYLITGGMIFFMIALVLCYKRGAFLIVAMLPVIFQSIRWKAFDKFLWIGVVGLPFLVGYLVIDNNFYQFAPNYKTTVWHQDDFEAHLEATFDGTEISGMERFYRWVAAKNMVAHMPVFGAGPSTFNQVYKKYADAAFRTYVSDNEEQSTTHNYYLMTFSEQGFIGGILFLALCVFMLSKGYRIYHRETDPTRKSMISLALLSLIVILFQSLLNEMIEVDKVGPMFWLNMVILHKLEVWQDERETALEPS; this comes from the coding sequence ATGCCCCTTTTCGTCGTGCCATTGCTGGCGGTGGGAGCATTGCAGATCATCTACAATTACAAGCCGCTGTTTTTCCTGATGGTTGCGACGATCCCCGTTTCCCTCCAGTTGGAATTCGGATCGACAAGTGTGGATTTGCCTTCAGAGCCGCTCATGCTGCTGTTTTTGGCGTTATTCCTGATTCAATTGATCTCAGGAAGATTCACCGACCGCAACCAGAAACTCTACCCATTTCACCTGCTGATCATTGTGATCCTTTGTTGGACATTGATCACCACAGTTACATCGACCCACTTCCTGCGCTCCTTCAAATTCCTCCTGTCCAAGATTTGGTATCTGGCGGCATTTGTATTCATGGCCGGGAAATTCATAGGCAGCCCCAAAGACATCAAGAAGATGTTCTGGGCGTTTTTCATTCCATTCTTTTTGCTAGTGATCGGCGTCACGGCGAGACATGCTGCAGAGGGATTTTCCTTCGAATCGGCTCACCTGATCTCCCATCCGATCTATGCAAATGGGGTGATCTACTCCACCGCTTTGGCGCTGTTCATCCCGTGGTGCTGGTTTGCCCGCTCGTGGTATCCCGGTTCGCTTCAACGGTACTTGATTACCGGTGGTATGATCTTTTTCATGATTGCCTTGGTCTTGTGCTACAAGCGTGGAGCGTTTCTGATCGTGGCCATGTTGCCGGTGATTTTTCAGTCCATCCGTTGGAAAGCGTTTGATAAATTCCTCTGGATTGGCGTTGTGGGCTTGCCATTTTTGGTGGGCTATCTGGTGATAGACAATAATTTCTACCAGTTTGCCCCCAACTACAAAACCACCGTCTGGCACCAAGACGATTTCGAAGCTCACTTGGAGGCAACCTTTGACGGAACGGAGATTTCAGGGATGGAGCGATTCTATCGCTGGGTAGCAGCCAAAAACATGGTTGCGCACATGCCAGTCTTCGGGGCTGGGCCAAGTACCTTCAATCAGGTCTACAAGAAGTACGCAGATGCTGCATTCCGGACCTATGTGAGTGACAACGAAGAGCAGTCCACCACCCACAACTATTACCTGATGACTTTCTCTGAACAAGGATTCATCGGGGGAATCTTGTTTCTCGCGCTTTGTGTGTTTATGTTGTCAAAAGGGTATCGGATCTATCACCGCGAAACCGATCCTACCCGCAAATCCATGATCTCCCTAGCCCTACTGTCTCTGATCGTCATTCTCTTCCAGAGTTTGTTGAACGAAATGATCGAGGTGGACAAAGTCGGGCCCATGTTCTGGTTAAATATGGTGATCCTTCACAAATTGGAAGTCTGGCAAGATGAACGAGAAACCGCGCTTGAACCGAGCTGA